The proteins below are encoded in one region of Bos indicus x Bos taurus breed Angus x Brahman F1 hybrid chromosome 2, Bos_hybrid_MaternalHap_v2.0, whole genome shotgun sequence:
- the FAM126B gene encoding protein FAM126B isoform X1 encodes MLGSERGVVEEWLSEFKALPDTQITNYAATLHRKKTLVPALYKVIQDSNNELLEPVCHQLFELYRSSEVRLKRFTLQFLPELMWVYLRLTVSRDRQSNGCIEALLLGIYNLEIADKDGNNKVLSFTIPSLSKPSIYHEPSTIGSMALTEGALCQHDLIRVVYSDLHPQRETFTAQNRFEVLSFLMLCYNSAIVYMPASSYQSLCRMGSRVCVSGFPRQHEKQWKELCGRIVLDPEFMVQLLTGVYYAMYNGQWDLGQEVLDDIIYRAQLELFSQPLLVANAMKNSLPFDAPDSSQEGQKVLKVEVTPTVPRISRSAITTASIRRHRWRREDGFDFSNEADSSIPGSPIQHGSTDLGIKRVQEGEVLVHRTPEHGSPEPNSAAATTEGAEGINGGEESVNLNDADEGFSSGASLSSQPIGIKPSSSSQRGSLRKVATGRSAKDKETTSAIKSNESPRDSVVRRQYVQQPTDLSVDSIELTPMKKHLSLPAGQVVPKTNSINLIRTASASSSKSFDYVNGSQASTSIGVGTEGITNLAANNANRYSTVSLQEDRLGQATEGKELLSPGAPLTKQSRSPSFNMQLISQV; translated from the exons ATGCTGGGATCTGAACGTGGTGTTGTGGAAGAATGGTTATCAGAATTCAAG gcATTACCTGACACTCAGATCACCAATTATGCGGCAACTTTACACCGGAAAAAAACACTGGTACCAGCCCTCTATAAAGTTATTCAAGACTCAAATAATGAG ctcCTGGAGCCTGTCTGCCACCAGCTGTTTGAGCTCTATCGTAGCTCTGAAGTTCGACTTAAGAGGTTCACACTGCAGTTCTTGCCAGAATTGATGTGGGTTTATTTACGGCTTACAGTTAGCCGAGACAGACAGAGTAATGGTTGCATTGAAGCACTTCTGTTAGGAATTTACAATTTG GAAATTGCTgataaagatggaaacaataaagtTCTGTCTTTTACCATCCCTTCCTTATCCAAGCCGTCAATATATCATGAG CCCTCCACGATTGGATCCATGGCCTTGACAGAAGGGGCATTATGTCAGCATGATCTCATCAGGGTTGTTTACAGTGATCTTCATCCTCAGAGGGAAACATTCACTGCACAAAACCG gtTTGAAGTCCTGAGTTTTCTCATGTTATGTTATAATTCTGCTATCGTGTATATGCCTGCTTCATCTTACCAGTCTCTTTGCCGAATGGGCTCCAG GGTTTGTGTGAGTGGGTTTCCACGGCAACAtgaaaaacagtggaaagaacTCTGTGGTCGAATAGTGTTGGATCCCGAATTTATGGTGCAGCTTCTCACAGGAGTTTATTATGCCAT GTATAATGGACAATGGGACCTTGGCCAGGAAGTCCTTGATGACATCATCTATAGAGCTCAACTAGAACTCTTTTCTCAACCACTATTG GTTGCCAATGCCATGAAAAATTCATTACCATTTGATGCTCCTGATTCTTCACAAGAAGGCCAGAAAGTACTTAAAGTCGAAGTCACTCCAACAGTGCCGAGGATTTCTCGGAGTGCGATTACAACAGCTTCAATCCGTCGCCATAGATGGAGGAGAGAAG ATGGCTTTGACTTCTCAAACGAGGCTGACTCGAGTATTCCTGGCTCCCCGATCCAACACGGCTCcactgacctagggatcaaacgtGTGCAAGAGGGGGAGGTGCTGGTGCACAGGACTCCTGAGCACGGCTCACCGGAGcccaactcagcagcagccacaacagAGG GTGCTGAGGGTATAAATGGAGGAGAGGAGTCGGTAAACCTGAATGATGCAGATGAAGGATTTtcatcaggggcttccctcagCAGCCAGCCAATTGGGATCAAACCATCCTCCTCTTCTCAGAGGGGAAGCTTAAGGAAAGTAGCAACTGGGCGTTCAGCCAAGGATAAAGAAACAACTTCTGCCATCAAATCCAATGAGAGCCCTCGAGATTCAGTAGTTCGCAGGCAGTATGTACAGCAACCAACTGATCTTAGTGTAGATTCAATTGAGCTGACACCGATGAAGAAACACCTGAGCCTGCCTGCTGGCCAGGTGGTGCCAAAAACTAATAGCATTAATCTAATCCGGACAGCCAGTGCTTCCTCAAGTAAATCATTTGACTATGTAAATGGCAGTCAAGCAAGTACCAGCATTGGGGTTGGCACTGAGGGTATTACTAATCTAGCAGCTAACAATGCTAATCGATATTCAACGGTCAGTCTACAGGAAGACCGGCTAGGTCAAGCTACAGAAGGTAAAGAGCTCCTCAGCCCAGGAGCTCCCTTAACCAAGCAGTCTCGATCCCCAAGTTTCAATATGCAGCTAATATCCCAGGTGTAG
- the FAM126B gene encoding protein FAM126B isoform X3, whose protein sequence is MWVYLRLTVSRDRQSNGCIEALLLGIYNLEIADKDGNNKVLSFTIPSLSKPSIYHEPSTIGSMALTEGALCQHDLIRVVYSDLHPQRETFTAQNRFEVLSFLMLCYNSAIVYMPASSYQSLCRMGSRVCVSGFPRQHEKQWKELCGRIVLDPEFMVQLLTGVYYAMYNGQWDLGQEVLDDIIYRAQLELFSQPLLVANAMKNSLPFDAPDSSQEGQKVLKVEVTPTVPRISRSAITTASIRRHRWRREDGFDFSNEADSSIPGSPIQHGSTDLGIKRVQEGEVLVHRTPEHGSPEPNSAAATTEGAEGINGGEESVNLNDADEGFSSGASLSSQPIGIKPSSSSQRGSLRKVATGRSAKDKETTSAIKSNESPRDSVVRRQYVQQPTDLSVDSIELTPMKKHLSLPAGQVVPKTNSINLIRTASASSSKSFDYVNGSQASTSIGVGTEGITNLAANNANRYSTVSLQEDRLGQATEGKELLSPGAPLTKQSRSPSFNMQLISQV, encoded by the exons ATGTGGGTTTATTTACGGCTTACAGTTAGCCGAGACAGACAGAGTAATGGTTGCATTGAAGCACTTCTGTTAGGAATTTACAATTTG GAAATTGCTgataaagatggaaacaataaagtTCTGTCTTTTACCATCCCTTCCTTATCCAAGCCGTCAATATATCATGAG CCCTCCACGATTGGATCCATGGCCTTGACAGAAGGGGCATTATGTCAGCATGATCTCATCAGGGTTGTTTACAGTGATCTTCATCCTCAGAGGGAAACATTCACTGCACAAAACCG gtTTGAAGTCCTGAGTTTTCTCATGTTATGTTATAATTCTGCTATCGTGTATATGCCTGCTTCATCTTACCAGTCTCTTTGCCGAATGGGCTCCAG GGTTTGTGTGAGTGGGTTTCCACGGCAACAtgaaaaacagtggaaagaacTCTGTGGTCGAATAGTGTTGGATCCCGAATTTATGGTGCAGCTTCTCACAGGAGTTTATTATGCCAT GTATAATGGACAATGGGACCTTGGCCAGGAAGTCCTTGATGACATCATCTATAGAGCTCAACTAGAACTCTTTTCTCAACCACTATTG GTTGCCAATGCCATGAAAAATTCATTACCATTTGATGCTCCTGATTCTTCACAAGAAGGCCAGAAAGTACTTAAAGTCGAAGTCACTCCAACAGTGCCGAGGATTTCTCGGAGTGCGATTACAACAGCTTCAATCCGTCGCCATAGATGGAGGAGAGAAG ATGGCTTTGACTTCTCAAACGAGGCTGACTCGAGTATTCCTGGCTCCCCGATCCAACACGGCTCcactgacctagggatcaaacgtGTGCAAGAGGGGGAGGTGCTGGTGCACAGGACTCCTGAGCACGGCTCACCGGAGcccaactcagcagcagccacaacagAGG GTGCTGAGGGTATAAATGGAGGAGAGGAGTCGGTAAACCTGAATGATGCAGATGAAGGATTTtcatcaggggcttccctcagCAGCCAGCCAATTGGGATCAAACCATCCTCCTCTTCTCAGAGGGGAAGCTTAAGGAAAGTAGCAACTGGGCGTTCAGCCAAGGATAAAGAAACAACTTCTGCCATCAAATCCAATGAGAGCCCTCGAGATTCAGTAGTTCGCAGGCAGTATGTACAGCAACCAACTGATCTTAGTGTAGATTCAATTGAGCTGACACCGATGAAGAAACACCTGAGCCTGCCTGCTGGCCAGGTGGTGCCAAAAACTAATAGCATTAATCTAATCCGGACAGCCAGTGCTTCCTCAAGTAAATCATTTGACTATGTAAATGGCAGTCAAGCAAGTACCAGCATTGGGGTTGGCACTGAGGGTATTACTAATCTAGCAGCTAACAATGCTAATCGATATTCAACGGTCAGTCTACAGGAAGACCGGCTAGGTCAAGCTACAGAAGGTAAAGAGCTCCTCAGCCCAGGAGCTCCCTTAACCAAGCAGTCTCGATCCCCAAGTTTCAATATGCAGCTAATATCCCAGGTGTAG
- the FAM126B gene encoding protein FAM126B isoform X2, translated as MLGSERGVVEEWLSEFKALPDTQITNYAATLHRKKTLVPALYKVIQDSNNELLEPVCHQLFELYRSSEVRLKRFTLQFLPELMWVYLRLTVSRDRQSNGCIEALLLGIYNLEIADKDGNNKVLSFTIPSLSKPSIYHEPSTIGSMALTEGALCQHDLIRVVYSDLHPQRETFTAQNRFEVLSFLMLCYNSAIVYMPASSYQSLCRMGSRVCVSGFPRQHEKQWKELCGRIVLDPEFMVQLLTGVYYAMYNGQWDLGQEVLDDIIYRAQLELFSQPLLVANAMKNSLPFDAPDSSQEGQKVLKVEVTPTVPRISRSAITTASIRRHRWRREGAEGINGGEESVNLNDADEGFSSGASLSSQPIGIKPSSSSQRGSLRKVATGRSAKDKETTSAIKSNESPRDSVVRRQYVQQPTDLSVDSIELTPMKKHLSLPAGQVVPKTNSINLIRTASASSSKSFDYVNGSQASTSIGVGTEGITNLAANNANRYSTVSLQEDRLGQATEGKELLSPGAPLTKQSRSPSFNMQLISQV; from the exons ATGCTGGGATCTGAACGTGGTGTTGTGGAAGAATGGTTATCAGAATTCAAG gcATTACCTGACACTCAGATCACCAATTATGCGGCAACTTTACACCGGAAAAAAACACTGGTACCAGCCCTCTATAAAGTTATTCAAGACTCAAATAATGAG ctcCTGGAGCCTGTCTGCCACCAGCTGTTTGAGCTCTATCGTAGCTCTGAAGTTCGACTTAAGAGGTTCACACTGCAGTTCTTGCCAGAATTGATGTGGGTTTATTTACGGCTTACAGTTAGCCGAGACAGACAGAGTAATGGTTGCATTGAAGCACTTCTGTTAGGAATTTACAATTTG GAAATTGCTgataaagatggaaacaataaagtTCTGTCTTTTACCATCCCTTCCTTATCCAAGCCGTCAATATATCATGAG CCCTCCACGATTGGATCCATGGCCTTGACAGAAGGGGCATTATGTCAGCATGATCTCATCAGGGTTGTTTACAGTGATCTTCATCCTCAGAGGGAAACATTCACTGCACAAAACCG gtTTGAAGTCCTGAGTTTTCTCATGTTATGTTATAATTCTGCTATCGTGTATATGCCTGCTTCATCTTACCAGTCTCTTTGCCGAATGGGCTCCAG GGTTTGTGTGAGTGGGTTTCCACGGCAACAtgaaaaacagtggaaagaacTCTGTGGTCGAATAGTGTTGGATCCCGAATTTATGGTGCAGCTTCTCACAGGAGTTTATTATGCCAT GTATAATGGACAATGGGACCTTGGCCAGGAAGTCCTTGATGACATCATCTATAGAGCTCAACTAGAACTCTTTTCTCAACCACTATTG GTTGCCAATGCCATGAAAAATTCATTACCATTTGATGCTCCTGATTCTTCACAAGAAGGCCAGAAAGTACTTAAAGTCGAAGTCACTCCAACAGTGCCGAGGATTTCTCGGAGTGCGATTACAACAGCTTCAATCCGTCGCCATAGATGGAGGAGAGAAG GTGCTGAGGGTATAAATGGAGGAGAGGAGTCGGTAAACCTGAATGATGCAGATGAAGGATTTtcatcaggggcttccctcagCAGCCAGCCAATTGGGATCAAACCATCCTCCTCTTCTCAGAGGGGAAGCTTAAGGAAAGTAGCAACTGGGCGTTCAGCCAAGGATAAAGAAACAACTTCTGCCATCAAATCCAATGAGAGCCCTCGAGATTCAGTAGTTCGCAGGCAGTATGTACAGCAACCAACTGATCTTAGTGTAGATTCAATTGAGCTGACACCGATGAAGAAACACCTGAGCCTGCCTGCTGGCCAGGTGGTGCCAAAAACTAATAGCATTAATCTAATCCGGACAGCCAGTGCTTCCTCAAGTAAATCATTTGACTATGTAAATGGCAGTCAAGCAAGTACCAGCATTGGGGTTGGCACTGAGGGTATTACTAATCTAGCAGCTAACAATGCTAATCGATATTCAACGGTCAGTCTACAGGAAGACCGGCTAGGTCAAGCTACAGAAGGTAAAGAGCTCCTCAGCCCAGGAGCTCCCTTAACCAAGCAGTCTCGATCCCCAAGTTTCAATATGCAGCTAATATCCCAGGTGTAG